Below is a window of Streptomyces sp. WMMB303 DNA.
CCACAGGTGCGCCGTCCCCCGCTCGGCCACCTGCCGCTCGTCCAGGAAGCGGACGCGCAGCTCCAGCAGCCCGCGGGTCATGGAGTTCAGCAGGCCGGTGAGCGGAACCCAGACCAGCAGCGCCACCAGCAGCGACACCACCGGCCACAGGGCCGCCGACGCGAAGCACCCCACCATCCCCGTCAGCCCCAGGCCCGTCGTGGCCAGATGCCCCGCCACGATGCGGTGCCGCGCCCCGCGGGAGGCGTGGAAACGCTTGGTGCGCGCGTCGTTCATCGTCCGCAGCAGCCACCTGTCGTAGCGCGTGCCGTGTGTGCCTGTGGTCATCCGGTACTCCTCCCCGTGTGTGCGGTCGCGTCGGCTCCGGTTCCGCCGCTGCCCGCGCCGTACACCTCGTCCGTGAGCGGACGGAACGGCTCCAGGGAGAACAGGGCCTCCACCGGCAGCCGGAAGTACGCCGCGATGCGCAGCGCCAGATCGAGACTGGGGTTGTACTGGCCCCGCTCGATGTAGCCGATCGTCTGGTAGTGCGCGCCCACTGCTTCGGCCAGCGCCTGCCGGGACACCTTCCGTTCCGCCCGCACGACCGCCAGCCTGTTGTGCACGTGCTCGCTCATGTATAAGAAGTACTACATCTGACAGCAGGAGCACAACACATGGGCTGCGACGGGGACACGGGAACGCCGACGACCACCGAGCGACCACACCGCACACCGCACCCTGCCGCGAGACCGCCGGGTACCCTCGCCCGATGTCCTTCCTCAGCCGAATACGCGGCGCCGCATCCCGGCGCACGGTGCTGCTCGCCGGCGCGGGCGTGCTCACGCTCGCACTGCTCGCCGTACTCGTCCCCGCGCTGCTGCTCGGCGAGGACGGTTCGGACGAGTGTCGCCAGGCGCCCGTCTCCGCCCGTGCGCAGGCCCGCGACCCGGAACGCGCCGCGAAGGAACTGGACCCGGGTGAGGGCGTCAACCGCACCGGATCGCTCAAGCGGCTGCTGCGCACCAACGGTTCCCCGCTGTGCGAGGGTGCGGACGGCACACAGCTCGCCGGACGCGCGCTCGTCGCGGCGACGACCGGCCGCACCACCGCCGACCAGCACGAGCCCGCCCGCCCGCACACCGAGCGGGCGGCTCGCGTCGCCCATGCCGCCGTACTGCTGCTGAGCGAGGGGAACAAGAGCTCCCGCCCGGACTTCCCCCTCGGGCTGAATCCCTACCTCGCCCAGATGTTCGCCTCGTACATCCAGGACACCAGCAGGGGGGTCATGCTCGGGGCCGTCCGCGACTGGAAACAACCGACCGTCACCGACGAGGAGGCCGCATACGAGGACCGTAGCGGCAGCGGAAACTGGGCCACGCCCTTCCCCGCGGGCCACGACGTCCACGTCGTCTTCCCCGAGTTCGAGACGGCGAAGAAGGTCGTGCGCCGGGTCGCCACCTCCCCGCGTGCGTTCGCCACGCTGTACGACGCCGAACGCGCCCGCTACGCCTGGTATCTGGAGCGGCTGACCGACACGGCGCAGGAACGCCCTGAAATGCCCGAGTCGGGAACGTTGTCGACGGAACTGGAACTGGAGCAGAGCGCCACCCTCGTCGCCGAGCTCATGACGTCCCGAACGCTCGCCGTCAAAGAAGGGCTCGTGTCCTCCTCCGACGCCTTCGACCGCTCCGTGCTGCGCCACACCCGCGGGCTCTACCACCCCGCCGACCACCGGATACGCACCCGTCCGTCGGCCGCCACCCTCGCCCAGCGCCACCCGGACGCCTCGGCGGGCAACGGTGCCAAGGCCGCCGAACGGCTGATGGACGGCAGGGTGCAACTCTTCGCGGTGTTCGACGCATGGGTGCGGGAGCGCGGCATACCCGAAGGCCGGGCTCAACGGCTGCGCGTGAAGATGGACTCCCGATACGCCAACGCCCTGCGTCTGCTCTGATCTGGAACCGGCCGGTAGCGACTACGCACCCCCGATCGGCCGGAACCGGGCCCGAGTGGCTCAGCGCCCGGCAGCCGGCAGCCGCACATCCGTGCAGCCGCGCTTCGCGCTCTCCTTCTCGGCGAAGGACACCAGCAGCTTCCGCATCCCGGCACGGTCGAGCTGATCGCGGCTCACCGTCTCCTCGTCGGAGTCGGAGGCCATGTCCTCGTCGGGTCGGCTGACCACGAGCCGGAAGCCTGCCGGTTGGCCGTCGCACCGGGCCATGGCCCAGCCGTCGTCGTCGGTGAGCCACGGTCCGACGCGCTTGCCGCCGGTGCCCGCAGCGCCGCCGAGAGCCGCCTGCCTGAGCATCACCCGTTGCGAGAAGTCGCCGTAGAGGGCGTAGAGGCCGAGCACCTGGCGGTGCGGTTCGCCGTCGTCGTCGCTTCCCGAGGGCCGCAGCACGCAACTGGTCATCGGCGCCGGTCCTTCGGGGATCCGCAGGTCGGCCGACCAATCCCCGCGCGGCGCAAGGCGACCGAGCGCCCCGCACGTGGTGCCGGCGGCTTTCGCGGGCCGGACGGCCCGGTCGAGGACGTCCCCCGGGTCCTTCGACGGGACGTCCAGCGGATCGGTGTCGCAGCCGAGCTTCTCGGCAGCCCTGTTGGCGACCGCCGCTCCCGCGCGGACCAGCTGATGGGGCTCGGAGAGGTGTCCGGCCAGGACGTCCACCAGGAGCTGCCCGGGGCGGCCCGCCGCGTCCTTGCCGCGTCCTGGACAGCGCGGCATCAGGGTCACGCCGGCCGTCCGCGA
It encodes the following:
- a CDS encoding helix-turn-helix transcriptional regulator — translated: MSEHVHNRLAVVRAERKVSRQALAEAVGAHYQTIGYIERGQYNPSLDLALRIAAYFRLPVEALFSLEPFRPLTDEVYGAGSGGTGADATAHTGRSTG